GGCACGCGCAGCGCTTCGCGGCGGCAGGCGTTCGGCATGCAGCAGATCTCGGCTGCGGCCTCGGCGCCGATTCCATGGCGCTTGCATCGCTGGACATCACGGTCACGGCAGTGGAGCGGGACGAGACGACGGCGGCCTGCGCCACGATGAACCTGATCCCGTTCCGGAACGCCACAGTGCTGCACTCCGACGCGACGTCGGTTTCCCTCGAGGGAATAGACGGCGTCTGGCTGGACCCAGCACGCCGGACCACCTCCACCTCGGGCACAAAGCGCCTCTGGGACCCGGAGGACTTCTCCCCGCCGCTGTCCTTTGTTGAGTCCCTTGCCGGCGCCGGCATGGCGGTGGGTGTGAAGATGGGCCCGGGCATGCCGCACGACTCGGTACCCGGCAATTGCGAGGCCCAGTGGGTCTCGGTCGGCGGGGACGTCACCGAAGTCGCACTGTGGTTCAATGCGCTCCGGCGCCCGGGGATCCGGCGGGCAGCCCTCCTGCTCGGGCCTGCTGGGGCCGCGGAGCTCAGCAGCGCCGAGGATTTCAACGGCGGACCGGTCGCCCCGATCGGCCCGGTTGAGGGCTACCTTTACGAACCCGACGGCGCCGTCATCCGAGCCGGTCTGGTGGCCGACGTCGCACTCCAGCTGGGCGGCCACCTCGTGGACGAGCACATCGCTTACATCTGCGCGCCCGAACTTCTGGACACCCCTTTTGCCCGGGCGTTCAAAGTCCTGGACGTGATGCCCTACAACGTCAAGGCGCTCAAGGCCTGGGTCAGGGACCAGGGCATCGGAGTGCTGGACATCAAAAAGCGCGGCACCGCTGTCACTCCGGAGGAGCTGCGCAAACAACTGCTCCCCGGGGGTAAATCAGGCAGTGCCAAGAACAAGGGAAAGAAGGCGGCCACCCTGGTCCTCACCAGGATCGGCGAGGAGCGGGTGGCCATTTCGGTCGAGCCGGTCCAGTGACTCACCGCCGGATTCCGAGCGCCTACTGATCCCGCATAAAAGCCTCGGCTGCGTGGACCTGCTCGTCAGTGGGCCGGATCCCGGTGTAGAGCACAAACTGCTCCAGCGCCTGGATTGTCGCCACCTGCGCACCGGTGATGACCGTCTTACCGGCTGCACGGCCGGCCTTGATCAGCGGGGTCTCGGCGGGCAGCGCGACGACGTCGAAGACCACCGTCGCGGCGTCCAAAACCTCCTGCGGGAAGGATAGCGCCCCGGCGTCCGGCCCTCCGGCCATACCAATCGGGGTGACGTTGATGATCATGTCCGCCGCCCCCGCGCCGGCGGGATCGACGTCGGCGCGCCAGGCGAAGCCATAAAGCCCTGCGAGCGCCCGCCCCGCCTCCTCACTGCGCGCGATCACTGTGACGTCGCGGAACCCGGCATCACGCAGGGCGGCGGCGGTGGCCTTCGCCATGCCGCCGGCACCCAACAACCACACCGCGTAGGAGGCGGGTACTGCGTTGCGCTGCAGCAACTGCTCGATCGCCGTGTAGTCGGTGTTGTAGGCGGTCAGGGTGCCGCCGTCGTTGACGATGGTATTGACCGAATCGATGGCTTTCGCCGACGGGTCCATCACATCCACGAGCGCCGTCACGTCTTCCTTGTACGGCATGGACACGGCACAGCCGCGGATTCCCAGGCCACGCACGCCGGCGATGGCCTGGGCGAGGTCGGTGGGGGCGAAGGCCTTGTAGATCCAGTTCAGGCCAAGCTGGTCATACAGGTGGTTGTGGAAGCGCGTCCCGTTGTTGCTCGGCCGGGCCGAGAGGGAGATGCACAAGGTCATGTCTTTATTCAGGATGGGCACCCTTCCATTAAACGACAGGCCGGTCCCGGCCGGGGCCGGCATCAGTCACAGCCGGTGCCCGCGGGCTGGGACCCAACGTCGACCGGAAGTTTGCCGGGGGCCGTGGCAGTCCCGGCAAGAACCGAGGCCAGCGCGTCGAACGCGCCCTGGCTGCGTCCGTAGACCGCGATTCTGCTGCGGGCCGTGACGTCGGCCAGCGGCCAGGGCGCATCGAGGGCCACCGCCACCTCGGCTGCCGCCTCCGGTGCAGGCGGCTGTGGTCCGGCACCGATCAGCCGGACGAGCGGGCCCTCGCCGATGCTGATGCCGGCCTTGCTCGCGGATGCGGCGAAGCGCGAGCGGTCCTGCGCCGAACCGCCGGCCACACGGACGCTGGCCGGCACGATCGGACCGCGGCAGGGCCCGGCGAGCACGGTGATGGCGGCCCGGGAGACCTTTTGCGAGAGTTCGCTGCCGCTCCCGGGCGCCGTGCCGGGGCCCTGTCCGGTGCGGCCGCGCCAGATCATCATGGTAACTACACGCTGCGCGGCCTCCGCGAGCCGTGCCGGCGGCAGCGCACCGCTGCGCACGGCGCCGACGATCGCGGCGTGGGCCGCCTCGACGTCGGCGGGCATCAGCAGCAGGTCAGCGCCAGCGGCGAGGGCCAGCGGAGCGGCGGAGTCGTTGGGGTACCGGTCCTGGATCGCCGCCATGTTTAGCGCGTCGGTGATGGCAACACCTTTGAATCCCATCCGGCGAAGTTCCGCGTAGGCCGCCTTGGAGACGGAGGCCGGGACCCCGGGATCAAGCGCCGTCACGGCAATGTGGCCGGTCATGACCATCGGCAGCCCGGCGTCAACGACAGATTGGAAGGGCCGCAGGTCCTTGGCGCGGAGTGCATCCAGGCTGGCATCCTGGACGGGCAGCCCGGCGTGGGAATCCACGGTGACGGAGCCGTGGCCGGGGAAATGCTTGGCGGCCGGCAGCAGCCCCCCGGCCAGCATTCCTTGGGAAAAGGCGACACTGTAGGCGGCTGCGGCGTCGGCGTTGCCGGACATGGAGCGCGCGCCGATGGCAGGATCGGCCGGGCCCATGGTGACGTCGGCCGACGGGGCAAAGTCGGTGTTGAAGCCCAGTGCCGCCAGTTCAGCTGCCATGGCCCCGCCGGCCTCTCCGGCGAGGGGCGCACTTCCCGCCGCGCCGTAGCTCATCGGGGCGGGCCATTCGGTCAGCGGCGCCCTGAGCCGTGCCACCTTTCCGCCCTCCTGGTCGACGCCGATCAGGCCGGGCCAGCTGCGGCCGCCGGCGCGGGCCGCGGCCTGGAGCTGGCCGGCGGCGGCCTGCATGG
This genomic window from Arthrobacter sp. EM1 contains:
- a CDS encoding class I SAM-dependent methyltransferase; translated protein: MADAPQDQIAPLLNPAGWELLASLGAYREDEAFRLNATLRKAGHSPELVSAVLTQSRLRTKAEAKFGEFARQMIFTQAGLEQATRLTVAARHAQRFAAAGVRHAADLGCGLGADSMALASLDITVTAVERDETTAACATMNLIPFRNATVLHSDATSVSLEGIDGVWLDPARRTTSTSGTKRLWDPEDFSPPLSFVESLAGAGMAVGVKMGPGMPHDSVPGNCEAQWVSVGGDVTEVALWFNALRRPGIRRAALLLGPAGAAELSSAEDFNGGPVAPIGPVEGYLYEPDGAVIRAGLVADVALQLGGHLVDEHIAYICAPELLDTPFARAFKVLDVMPYNVKALKAWVRDQGIGVLDIKKRGTAVTPEELRKQLLPGGKSGSAKNKGKKAATLVLTRIGEERVAISVEPVQ
- a CDS encoding shikimate 5-dehydrogenase, translating into MPILNKDMTLCISLSARPSNNGTRFHNHLYDQLGLNWIYKAFAPTDLAQAIAGVRGLGIRGCAVSMPYKEDVTALVDVMDPSAKAIDSVNTIVNDGGTLTAYNTDYTAIEQLLQRNAVPASYAVWLLGAGGMAKATAAALRDAGFRDVTVIARSEEAGRALAGLYGFAWRADVDPAGAGAADMIINVTPIGMAGGPDAGALSFPQEVLDAATVVFDVVALPAETPLIKAGRAAGKTVITGAQVATIQALEQFVLYTGIRPTDEQVHAAEAFMRDQ
- a CDS encoding glycoside hydrolase family 3 N-terminal domain-containing protein, whose product is MSTEEMAGQVLLPFFPGLDHTAHAAVIERLHLAGSIIMGDNVPGTADGSVDTTAMQAAAGQLQAAARAGGRSWPGLIGVDQEGGKVARLRAPLTEWPAPMSYGAAGSAPLAGEAGGAMAAELAALGFNTDFAPSADVTMGPADPAIGARSMSGNADAAAAYSVAFSQGMLAGGLLPAAKHFPGHGSVTVDSHAGLPVQDASLDALRAKDLRPFQSVVDAGLPMVMTGHIAVTALDPGVPASVSKAAYAELRRMGFKGVAITDALNMAAIQDRYPNDSAAPLALAAGADLLLMPADVEAAHAAIVGAVRSGALPPARLAEAAQRVVTMMIWRGRTGQGPGTAPGSGSELSQKVSRAAITVLAGPCRGPIVPASVRVAGGSAQDRSRFAASASKAGISIGEGPLVRLIGAGPQPPAPEAAAEVAVALDAPWPLADVTARSRIAVYGRSQGAFDALASVLAGTATAPGKLPVDVGSQPAGTGCD